The Pirellulales bacterium genome contains the following window.
TGCATCCTCATCTGGACGCAGGGCGGCACAAGCCATCACGATACTTTCGATCCCAAGCCCGAAGCGCCGGACAGCGTCCGCGGCTCGTACCAAGTGATCGACACGGCGGTGCCGGGCATCAAGTGTACGGAGATCGTTCCGCGAATGGCCAAAGAGCTGCGGCGGTTCGCGGTCCTTCGCGGCTGGAACCCGCGGAACGCCGGGCACGGCGTGGCCGATCAGTACATGATGTCGGGCCACAATACCAATCCGGCCGTGGTCCATCCCTGCTACGGCTCCATCGTGGCGCATCAAAAGGGCTTCAAGACCAAGATGCCGCCCTTCATTCAGATCGGCGGCGCGGTCGATCACGCCACGTTTGGCGGCGGCACGGCGGGCTACCTGGGCGCCGAATACAATCCCTTCGAGCTGCTCGCCAATCCCAACGCCACGCCTTTCAACGTCCGTGACATCACGCCGCCGGGCGGTGTCGATCTGACACGCATCGAACGCCGCCGGAGCATGCTCGGCGCCATTGATGCACTGCAACGTAAGATCGACCAGGCAGTCACGCCGCCGGCCGCCCAGCCCGCCGCATTCGATGCCCTCGACGAGCACTATCGGGCCGCGCTGAACATGATCACCGCGCCGGAGACCAAGAAGGCGTTCGACATCGACAGCGAAGATGCCGCGTTGCGAGATCGCTACGGCCGCACGGTCTTCGGGCAAAGCTGTTTGCTGGCCCGCCGGCTGATCGAGTCGGGCGTTCGTTTTGTGACCGTCAGCGATGGCGGTTGGGACCATCACGCCGACCTGTTCAACGGGCTGAAGAACAAGCTGCCGCCCTTGGACCAGGCGATTCCGGAATTGCTCACGGATTTGGAGCAGCGCGGTTTGCTGGAGACGACGTTGGTGGTGTGGTTGACCGATTTTGGTCGCACGCCGAAGATCAACTCGGCCAGCGGTCGCGATCACTGGGCCAATGCCGGTTTCATCCTGATGGCCGGCGCGGGAGTGCCGGGCGGCTCGGTGCTCGGCAAGACCGACGACGAAGGGGGCCGCCCGGTGGACCACGAATACTTCACCGAAGACGTTGCCGCGACCATCTACGCAAAGCTGGGCGTGCCGCTCGACCTGCTGACGATGACGCCCGATGGGCGGCCCATCCGGCTGAATGAAGGTCGGGTGATTAAAGAGTGGATGTAGAGTGGGAGCGAGCGAGCTTGCGAGCGCCGGCGTGAGAGGGTTCAGGGTTCAGGGTTCAGGGTTCAGCGACGCGCAAGCTGGGCTAGCGCGAAGCCGTAGGTGCCAAAGCGCCAAACTGAACCCTGAACCCTGAACCCTGAACCCTGAACCCTGAACCCTGAACCCTGAACCCTGCATGCACCGTTTTCTTCCCTTCAGCCGCCGAGATTTGCTGCGCGTGGGCCCGGTGGGCGTTGCGGCGTCTCTTTGGCCGGGCGTCTCGCGGGCCAACGTCGAGGGGCAGCCGGCCGACTCGAAGGCCCAGTCGGTGGTGTTGCTGTGGATGGCCGGAGGCGTGACGCACCACGATTCGCTCGATCCGAAGCCGGAAAGCCCCGAAGAAATCCGCGGCACGCTTTCGGCCATTGCCACCAAGTTGCCCGGCGTCCATTTCGCCGAAAGCTGCCCCAACCTGGCCCGCATCGCCGACAAGTTTTGTCTGGTGCGGTCCTTCTCGCACGACAGCAACGATCACTTCCTGAGCCAGGCCTATTGCCTTTCCGGCCGCAAGGTGACGATGCAGCAAGTCACCAGCGAGCCGAACATCGGTTCCATCGTTTCCTATCTGCACGGCCCGCGCAACGGGCTGCCGGGCTACATCGCCGTGCCCGGCGTCACGCGTCCCGGTCCGCCGCCGACCAACGAATTCGTGGGCGGCTGGCTGGGCGGACAACATGCGCCCTTCTGCGTCGGCGGCGAGCCGGAGCAGCCCGACTTCACCGTGGGCGAGAAATCGGCCAACCCCTCGCCCATCGCGATCGAAGACCTCGTACCCAAGTCGTTGGCCTTTCTCGAAGGCCTGAACGCCGACCGGCTGGGCGAACGGTCGCAGTTGCGCGTGCTGCTGGAACAAGTCGTCGGCGACGTGGAGAAACGCGGTGCCATGGACGGCCATTATCGCAATGCCTTCGAGCTGCTGGCTTCGCCCGCTGTCCGCCGGGCATTCGATCTGTCGCAAGAATCGGACGTACTGCGCGAGACCTATGGCCGCACCAAGCTTGGCGGGCGATGCCTGCTGGCCCGGCGATTGGTCGAAGCCGGTGCCCGCTTTGTCCTGGTCGATTACGGTTATGACCCGGAATACGGCAATCTGTGGGACAACCACGCCGTGCCGGAACAGAAACAGCC
Protein-coding sequences here:
- a CDS encoding DUF1501 domain-containing protein: MLRLLPHLSRDCEGIHRRNFLQVGTLAGVGLSLPSLLAARAAANPTAAKDVNCILIWTQGGTSHHDTFDPKPEAPDSVRGSYQVIDTAVPGIKCTEIVPRMAKELRRFAVLRGWNPRNAGHGVADQYMMSGHNTNPAVVHPCYGSIVAHQKGFKTKMPPFIQIGGAVDHATFGGGTAGYLGAEYNPFELLANPNATPFNVRDITPPGGVDLTRIERRRSMLGAIDALQRKIDQAVTPPAAQPAAFDALDEHYRAALNMITAPETKKAFDIDSEDAALRDRYGRTVFGQSCLLARRLIESGVRFVTVSDGGWDHHADLFNGLKNKLPPLDQAIPELLTDLEQRGLLETTLVVWLTDFGRTPKINSASGRDHWANAGFILMAGAGVPGGSVLGKTDDEGGRPVDHEYFTEDVAATIYAKLGVPLDLLTMTPDGRPIRLNEGRVIKEWM
- a CDS encoding DUF1501 domain-containing protein, translated to MHRFLPFSRRDLLRVGPVGVAASLWPGVSRANVEGQPADSKAQSVVLLWMAGGVTHHDSLDPKPESPEEIRGTLSAIATKLPGVHFAESCPNLARIADKFCLVRSFSHDSNDHFLSQAYCLSGRKVTMQQVTSEPNIGSIVSYLHGPRNGLPGYIAVPGVTRPGPPPTNEFVGGWLGGQHAPFCVGGEPEQPDFTVGEKSANPSPIAIEDLVPKSLAFLEGLNADRLGERSQLRVLLEQVVGDVEKRGAMDGHYRNAFELLASPAVRRAFDLSQESDVLRETYGRTKLGGRCLLARRLVEAGARFVLVDYGYDPEYGNLWDNHAVPEQKQPHISQMAMRGYHVAGMDKAFAALLNDLDGRGLLASTLVVFLTEFGRTPKINKLGGRDHWGPAGSIFFAGGGVRAGQVLGATDKQGAYPLSPGFSPGDVAATIYRAIGIDAAARLYNPQRRPHFVLPEGDPIAGVF